The following coding sequences lie in one Miscanthus floridulus cultivar M001 chromosome 9, ASM1932011v1, whole genome shotgun sequence genomic window:
- the LOC136480797 gene encoding scarecrow-like protein 34: protein MKPDIFIQAVVNGSYGTTFLSRFREALFYHSALFDMLDATMPRESQLRLVLERDIFGWVALNAIACEGEDRVERGETYKQWQVRNQRAGLRQLPLNGETVKMVRDMVKNQYHKDFVIEEGQQWLLQGWKGRILFAHSMWAADGASSDCEEERSIRFQVIDL, encoded by the exons ATGAAGCCTGATATCTTCATCCAAGCCGTCGTCAATGGTTCTTACGGCACCACCTTCTTGTCACGGTTTCGGGAAGCCCTCTTTTACCACTCTGCGCTGTTTGATATGCTTGATGCGACCATGCCCAGGGAGAGTCAACTGCGCTTGGTGCTTGAGCGGGATATCTTTGGCTGGGTTGCCTTGAATGCCATAGCATGTGAGGGAGAGGACCGTGTGGAACGTGGTGAAACATATAAGCAGTGGCAGGTCAGAAACCAGCGGGCTGGCCTAAGGCAACTGCCCTTGAATGGAGAGACTGTTAAGATGGTGAGGGACATGGTCAAGAACCAATACCACAAGGATTTTGTCATTGAGGAGGGTCAGCAATGGTTGTTGCAGGGGTGGAAGGGCCGCATCCTCTTTGCCCACTCAATGTGGGCGGCAGATGGTGCTAGCTCCGATT GTGAGGAAGAAAG gtcaatcaGGTTCCAG GTCATAGATTTATAG
- the LOC136482838 gene encoding uncharacterized protein: protein MKYDLEHRQWTLSNRKCLLVAKATIEDQIRGSIPECATAKEYLEKIKSQFTGSTKATASSLIKKLVNEKFTGGSIREHILKMNTTASKLKEMNLKEEDFLIHFIFASLPKEYDIFIVNYNMQPERWGIERLISMCAQEEERIKSSQSESAHFVKDNKRKNFNGKNSKPQGKPKWDKSSSSSSQGKKPQDSENQQYGGAEKDQCKHCFKKGHYKRDCPDFLKSLLKKGVKWDENLAKRRKND from the exons atgaaatatgaccttgaacataggcaatggactctctccaaccgcaagtgcctgttggtagccaaagccaccatagaagatcagataaggggctcaatccctgaatgtgctactgccaaagaatatcttgagaaaatcaagagtcagtttactgggtctaccaaggccacagcaagttcactgattaagaagcttgtgaatgagaaattcactggtggtagcataagagagcacattttgaagatgaacactacggcatctaagctaaaagaaatgaatttgaaggaggaggatttcctaattcattttatttttgcttctttgccaaaagaatatgacatattcattgtgaactacaatatgcagcctgaaagatggggcatagaaagactcatctcaatgtgtgctcaagaagaggagaggataaagtcctcacaaagtgaatctgctcattttgtgaaggacaacaaaagaaagaactttaatggcaagaattctaaaccacaagggaaacctaagtgggataagtcctcttcctccagttcacagggaaagaaaccccaggattctgagaatcagcagtatggtggagcagaaaaagatcagtgcaagcactgcttcaagaagggacactataagagggattgtccagacttcctgaaatctctgctaaagaaag gggttaagtgggacgagaaccttgcaaagaggagaaagaacgattaa